One window of the Syngnathoides biaculeatus isolate LvHL_M chromosome 11, ASM1980259v1, whole genome shotgun sequence genome contains the following:
- the cxcl14 gene encoding C-X-C motif chemokine 14, with protein sequence MFRCTAALLLLVAALYVLHAEAYKCRCTRKGPKIRYKDVQKLELKPKHPFCQEKMIFVTMENVARFKGQEYCLHPKLQSTKNLVKWFHIWKDKHRVYES encoded by the exons ATGTTTCGGTGTACAGCAGCGCTACTTTTGCTGGTGGCGGCTTTGTACGTCCTTCATGCGGAAG CCTACAAGTGCCGGTGCACCAGGAAAGGACCGAAGATCCGCTACAAGGACGTACAGAAGCTGGAGCTCAAACCCAAACACCCTTTTTGCCAAGAAAAGATGATATT TGTAACAATGGAGAACGTGGCTCGGTTCAAGGGTCAGGAGTACTGTCTGCACCCCAAACTCCAGAGCACCAAGAACCTGGTCAAGTGGTTCCACATCTGGAAGGACAAGCACAG GGTTTATGAATCttaa